The proteins below come from a single Marinitoga hydrogenitolerans DSM 16785 genomic window:
- the fba gene encoding class II fructose-1,6-bisphosphate aldolase produces the protein MPYVDTKVILENADKHGYGVPALNINNLEFLHYIIEAGVKKNSPVIIETSQGAMKYAGNGDFRKGAEIFVKMVKAFADEVDIPVALHLDHGKSFEHIVAAIKAGYSSVMIDASEHPFEENMKITKEIVKIAHAAGVSVEAELGQLAGIEDEAVAAENVLVDPDEAKKFVEETGVDFLAPAVGTSHGAFKFKGAAKIDYDRIKKVKEYTKIPLVLHGASSVVPEFVEIAEKHGADFGGAKGVPSEILQEAVKCGINKVNTDTDLRIAFVAGLREFLNANPKEFDPRKYFKLAREYTIKVITDRMDVLGSTGKAELFK, from the coding sequence ATGCCTTATGTAGATACAAAAGTAATTTTGGAAAATGCAGACAAACATGGATATGGAGTACCAGCTTTAAATATTAATAACCTTGAGTTCTTACATTACATAATTGAAGCTGGAGTAAAAAAGAATTCTCCAGTAATAATTGAAACAAGTCAAGGTGCGATGAAATATGCTGGTAATGGTGATTTTAGGAAAGGTGCAGAAATTTTTGTAAAAATGGTAAAGGCTTTTGCAGATGAAGTTGATATTCCTGTAGCTTTACACCTTGATCATGGTAAAAGTTTTGAGCATATTGTTGCAGCAATAAAAGCTGGATATTCATCAGTTATGATAGATGCTTCAGAACACCCATTTGAAGAAAATATGAAAATAACAAAGGAAATAGTTAAAATTGCACATGCTGCAGGAGTTTCTGTAGAAGCAGAATTAGGTCAATTAGCAGGTATAGAAGATGAAGCAGTTGCAGCAGAAAATGTTTTAGTTGATCCAGATGAAGCAAAGAAATTTGTTGAAGAAACAGGAGTTGATTTTTTAGCTCCTGCAGTCGGAACTTCTCATGGCGCTTTTAAATTTAAAGGTGCTGCTAAAATAGATTATGATAGAATTAAAAAAGTAAAAGAATATACAAAAATACCATTAGTTTTACATGGAGCATCATCAGTTGTGCCAGAATTTGTTGAAATTGCTGAAAAACATGGTGCAGATTTTGGTGGAGCAAAAGGAGTTCCTTCAGAAATATTACAGGAAGCAGTAAAATGTGGAATTAATAAAGTAAATACAGATACAGATTTAAGAATAGCATTTGTAGCAGGATTGAGAGAATTCTTGAATGCAAATCCAAAAGAATTTGATCCAAGAAAATACTTCAAATTAGCCAGAGAATACACAATCAAAGTTATTACAGATAGAATGGATGTACTTGGTTCAACAGGAAAAGCAGAATTATTTAAATAA
- a CDS encoding AAA family ATPase → MKPSDIKFLSKKIMESREIPLIWGHFGVGKTDIARDIARETNRELIILVISQMEPGDLIGLPSRNEDKTVFLKPDWWPEKDNTIIMIDEINRAHRSIRNAIMQLLLDRKIHNHVLPDGTWIMAAANPPDDDYDQVDLITDPAFMSRFFHLSLNSSPEEWINWAENQNVSNEIISFIKEYPEFISNGKSVSFRLDLKPSPRSWYKLSRVLNNLTEDELKEYAYILSSGIVGPEAARTFVNHLENKSNLPTPKKILFDMDDIVFNRIKNMDIDKQNSIILRINKYFENLEEDDMIKILDNSEHKLIARNIKKLSMIISKDSAYSILRSIDHFASKNKGLKKAFFEKLFEELAIVLDNVNWLEEI, encoded by the coding sequence GTGAAACCAAGTGATATAAAATTTTTATCTAAAAAAATTATGGAATCCAGGGAAATTCCTTTAATTTGGGGTCATTTTGGTGTTGGTAAAACGGATATAGCACGTGATATAGCTAGAGAAACTAATAGGGAATTAATAATTTTGGTAATTTCTCAAATGGAACCTGGTGATTTAATAGGACTTCCTTCGAGAAATGAAGATAAAACAGTATTTTTAAAACCAGATTGGTGGCCAGAAAAAGATAATACTATTATAATGATAGATGAAATAAATAGAGCTCATAGATCTATTAGAAATGCTATAATGCAATTATTATTGGATAGAAAGATACACAATCATGTTTTGCCTGATGGAACATGGATAATGGCTGCAGCAAATCCGCCAGATGATGATTATGATCAGGTTGATTTAATAACAGATCCAGCATTTATGTCAAGGTTTTTTCATTTAAGTTTAAATTCTTCTCCAGAAGAATGGATAAATTGGGCTGAGAATCAGAATGTTTCAAATGAAATTATTTCTTTTATAAAAGAGTATCCAGAATTTATCTCTAATGGTAAAAGTGTATCTTTTAGACTTGATTTAAAACCAAGTCCAAGAAGTTGGTATAAATTGAGTAGAGTATTAAATAATTTAACAGAAGACGAATTAAAAGAGTATGCATATATATTATCTTCAGGTATTGTTGGTCCTGAAGCGGCAAGAACTTTTGTAAATCATTTAGAAAATAAAAGTAATTTACCAACACCGAAAAAAATCCTTTTTGACATGGATGATATAGTTTTTAATAGAATAAAAAATATGGATATAGATAAACAAAATTCTATAATTTTAAGAATAAATAAATATTTTGAGAATTTAGAAGAGGATGATATGATAAAAATACTTGATAATTCGGAGCATAAATTGATAGCAAGAAATATTAAGAAATTATCAATGATTATTTCTAAAGATTCTGCATATTCTATATTAAGAAGCATCGATCATTTTGCAAGTAAAAATAAAGGGTTAAAAAAAGCATTTTTTGAAAAGTTATTTGAAGAGTTGGCTATTGTTTTGGATAATGTAAATTGGTTAGAAGAGATTTAA